A stretch of the Mesorhizobium huakuii genome encodes the following:
- a CDS encoding NUDIX domain-containing protein, whose translation MTNDPETAFRQTGWPGLRARLFHLYFVLRRPMTLGVRGLVHDTATNSVFLIRHTYVPGWQLPGGGVEVGETLAEALARELAEEGNIALTAAAVLKSMHFNRRSSRRDHVGFYVIEHFSQTAPKQPDHEIAEAGFFPLDRLPRDTTPATLRRIAEVFGDEPASPYW comes from the coding sequence ATGACGAACGATCCCGAAACCGCTTTCCGCCAGACCGGCTGGCCGGGGTTGCGGGCCAGATTGTTTCACCTCTATTTCGTGCTGCGGCGGCCAATGACGCTCGGCGTGCGCGGCCTCGTCCACGACACGGCGACCAATTCCGTCTTCCTGATCCGCCACACCTATGTGCCGGGCTGGCAGCTTCCCGGCGGCGGCGTCGAAGTCGGCGAAACGCTGGCCGAAGCGCTGGCACGCGAACTCGCCGAGGAAGGCAACATCGCGCTGACCGCCGCTGCGGTGTTGAAGTCGATGCATTTCAACCGTCGCTCCAGCCGGCGCGACCATGTCGGCTTTTACGTCATTGAGCATTTCAGCCAGACAGCGCCGAAGCAGCCGGACCATGAGATCGCCGAGGCCGGTTTCTTCCCGCTCGATCGCTTGCCCAGGGACACGACGCCAGCAACACTGCGGCGGATCGCCGAGGTTTTTGGGGACGAACCCGCGTCGCCCTATTGGTAA
- a CDS encoding glutathione S-transferase family protein gives MGLLVEGRWQDRWYDTADSGGRFVRTQSQWRDWVTVDGAPAEGRTRGFKAEPGRYHLYVSLACPWAHRTLIFRALKRLKDIISVSVVHHFMGANGWTFLVEDGATGDALYGLDFLHQIYAKADPAYSGRVTVPVLWDKKEQTIVSNESSEIIRMLNSAFDAWGDASLDFYPQDLRTEIDRINALVYPAVNNGVYRAGFATTQRAYEEAFGELFAALDTLEERLSKQRYLVGDRITEADWRLFTTLVRFDPVYVGHFKCNLRRIADYPNLSNYLRDLYQVPGVAATVNLHHIKAHYYASHETINPTRIVPVGPELDYGAPHDRARFAI, from the coding sequence ATGGGATTGCTGGTCGAGGGCAGGTGGCAGGACCGCTGGTATGATACGGCGGACAGCGGCGGCAGGTTCGTGAGGACGCAGTCGCAATGGCGGGACTGGGTCACCGTTGACGGGGCGCCGGCCGAAGGCCGCACACGCGGCTTCAAGGCCGAACCCGGGCGCTATCACCTCTATGTCTCGCTTGCCTGTCCGTGGGCACACCGGACGCTGATTTTTCGCGCGCTGAAGAGACTGAAAGACATCATCTCCGTCTCGGTCGTGCATCATTTCATGGGCGCCAATGGCTGGACATTCCTGGTCGAGGACGGCGCCACGGGCGACGCGCTTTACGGCCTCGATTTCCTCCACCAGATCTATGCCAAGGCCGATCCCGCCTATTCCGGCCGGGTGACGGTGCCGGTGCTGTGGGACAAGAAGGAGCAGACGATCGTTTCCAACGAGTCTTCCGAGATCATCCGGATGCTCAACTCGGCGTTCGACGCATGGGGCGATGCAAGCCTCGACTTTTATCCGCAGGACCTGCGCACTGAGATCGACCGCATCAACGCGCTGGTCTATCCCGCGGTCAACAACGGCGTCTACCGTGCCGGCTTTGCCACCACGCAGCGCGCCTATGAGGAAGCGTTCGGTGAATTGTTCGCGGCGCTGGATACGCTGGAGGAGCGGCTGTCAAAACAGCGCTATCTCGTCGGCGACCGCATCACCGAGGCCGACTGGCGGCTGTTCACCACGCTGGTGCGCTTCGATCCGGTATATGTCGGCCATTTCAAATGCAATCTGCGCCGCATCGCCGACTATCCGAACCTGTCGAACTATTTGCGCGACCTCTACCAGGTGCCTGGTGTCGCCGCGACCGTGAACCTGCATCACATCAAGGCGCATTACTACGCCAGCCACGAGACGATCAACCCAACGCGGATCGTGCCTGTCGGGCCGGAACTCGACTATGGCGCGCCGCATGACCGGGCAAGGTTCGCGATCTGA
- a CDS encoding GNAT family N-acetyltransferase, whose protein sequence is MSLADVKYLPETPAHDPEIEAINDEAFGPGRFVLAAYKIREAGGHERALSFVAVDGDIVVASVRMTRIAAGAGRALMLGPLAVRPAFKNLGIGRRLVAIALEAAVKAGAPAVILVGDEPYYGPLGFKRIPRGQISMPRPVDLDRLLSHEITPGAVARLTGEVGHASQARIAEHA, encoded by the coding sequence ATGAGCCTTGCCGACGTGAAATACCTGCCGGAAACTCCGGCGCACGACCCTGAAATCGAAGCCATCAACGACGAGGCCTTCGGGCCCGGCCGTTTCGTGCTGGCCGCCTACAAGATCCGCGAAGCCGGCGGCCACGAGCGGGCGCTGTCCTTTGTCGCGGTTGACGGCGATATCGTCGTCGCCTCGGTGCGCATGACCCGCATCGCCGCCGGCGCCGGCCGCGCGCTGATGCTCGGGCCGCTTGCCGTGCGGCCGGCGTTCAAGAATCTGGGCATCGGCCGCCGGCTGGTGGCGATCGCATTGGAAGCGGCCGTCAAGGCCGGTGCGCCCGCCGTCATATTGGTCGGCGACGAGCCCTATTACGGGCCGCTCGGCTTCAAGCGCATCCCGCGTGGCCAGATCTCGATGCCGCGCCCTGTCGATCTCGACCGCCTTTTGTCGCATGAGATCACGCCGGGCGCGGTTGCCAGGCTCACCGGCGAGGTCGGTCATGCCAGCCAGGCCAGGATCGCCGAGCACGCCTAG
- a CDS encoding HugZ family protein codes for MKQNQNKDVIRETDAEAIRLAKTLLRSARFGALAVLEPQTGSPLASRVGVATDIDGALLILVSMLSAHTPAMLADPRCSLLLGEPGKGDPLAHPRLTLICQALLLERGSDAHARAERRYLNRNPKASLYAGLGDFSIFRLEPQRASLNGGFGKAYLLDRADLVTSGPIVEELAASEQSAVEHMNADHLDAIAVYAHHFAGASGDGWSIAGLDADGMDLVSRDNVCRVFFPQPLVAAGELRPALVDMARRGRAAKQANNET; via the coding sequence ATGAAGCAAAATCAAAATAAGGACGTGATCCGCGAGACCGACGCGGAGGCGATCCGGTTGGCGAAAACGCTTCTGCGCAGCGCTCGCTTCGGCGCGCTGGCGGTGCTGGAGCCGCAGACCGGGTCGCCGCTGGCAAGCCGGGTGGGCGTCGCCACCGACATCGACGGCGCGCTGCTGATCCTGGTTTCGATGCTCTCGGCGCACACGCCCGCCATGCTTGCCGATCCGCGCTGTTCCCTGCTGCTCGGCGAGCCGGGCAAGGGCGACCCGCTGGCGCATCCACGCCTGACGCTGATCTGCCAGGCATTGCTGCTCGAGCGTGGCTCCGACGCGCATGCTCGCGCCGAGCGCCGCTATCTCAATCGCAATCCCAAGGCGAGCCTCTATGCCGGGCTCGGCGACTTCTCGATCTTTCGCCTCGAGCCGCAGCGCGCCAGCCTCAATGGCGGCTTCGGCAAGGCCTATCTGCTCGATCGCGCCGATCTCGTCACCAGCGGGCCCATCGTCGAAGAGCTTGCGGCGAGTGAACAATCCGCTGTCGAGCACATGAACGCGGATCATCTTGACGCGATCGCCGTCTATGCGCATCATTTTGCCGGGGCATCTGGTGACGGCTGGAGCATCGCCGGTTTGGACGCCGACGGCATGGATCTGGTGTCGAGAGACAATGTTTGCCGGGTATTCTTCCCGCAACCCCTGGTAGCAGCAGGAGAGTTGAGACCCGCTCTGGTCGATATGGCTAGGCGCGGTCGGGCTGCCAAGCAGGCAAATAATGAAACTTAA
- a CDS encoding ArsR/SmtB family transcription factor, with protein MVSTKLIANAESAAEFLMLMGNEKRLLIMSYLIDGEMSVGAIADKVMLSQSALSQHLAKLRALDLVETRRDRQMIYYSCKSDAVRELLVVLDGIFGTGKEDLSQMAQRLRRAGT; from the coding sequence ATGGTCTCGACAAAGCTAATAGCCAACGCAGAATCGGCTGCCGAATTTCTGATGCTGATGGGCAACGAAAAACGGTTGTTGATCATGAGCTATCTGATCGACGGTGAAATGTCGGTCGGCGCTATCGCCGACAAGGTGATGCTCAGCCAATCCGCGCTCTCCCAGCATCTGGCCAAGCTGCGGGCGCTCGACCTCGTGGAAACCCGCCGCGATCGCCAGATGATCTATTACTCCTGCAAATCCGATGCGGTGCGCGAACTGCTTGTCGTGCTGGATGGTATTTTCGGCACCGGCAAGGAGGACCTGTCCCAGATGGCACAGAGATTGCGCCGCGCCGGGACTTGA
- a CDS encoding TrmH family RNA methyltransferase, which produces MDPIRIDDPRDSRVAAYLDIRERDLAGRQGRFVAEGKVVLDLLLSSGRFGAESILVLENRLSGLNDILHKAPADLPVYVVTTTVMDAIAGFHMHRGILAIGRKETPQAAGPLLDALPVRALVVVLVGIANHDNMGAIFRNAAAFDAGAVLMDATCCDPLYRKAIRVSVGAALKIPFATFTDTAGFTAMLAERGFAQFALSPRGRTDIRDARPAERLALYLGTEGEGLPESLLARLQTVRITMSKGFDSLNVAAASAIALHHFSR; this is translated from the coding sequence ATGGACCCAATTCGCATCGACGACCCCCGGGATTCACGCGTCGCCGCCTATCTTGATATCCGCGAACGCGATCTCGCCGGCCGGCAAGGCCGTTTCGTCGCCGAAGGCAAGGTGGTGCTTGACCTGCTTCTGTCGTCCGGCCGCTTCGGCGCCGAATCCATTCTTGTTCTGGAAAACCGGCTCAGCGGTCTGAACGACATCCTGCACAAGGCGCCCGCGGACCTGCCGGTCTACGTCGTCACCACAACGGTGATGGACGCGATCGCCGGCTTCCACATGCATCGCGGCATCCTGGCCATCGGCCGTAAGGAGACGCCGCAAGCGGCCGGGCCATTGCTGGATGCCTTGCCAGTTCGAGCCTTGGTCGTGGTGCTCGTCGGCATCGCCAACCACGACAATATGGGCGCGATCTTCCGCAATGCCGCCGCCTTCGACGCCGGTGCGGTGCTGATGGACGCGACATGCTGCGACCCGCTTTACCGCAAGGCGATCCGCGTTTCGGTCGGCGCCGCGCTCAAGATCCCATTTGCGACCTTTACCGACACCGCTGGCTTTACCGCGATGCTCGCCGAACGGGGTTTTGCGCAATTCGCCCTGTCGCCGCGCGGACGAACCGATATTCGCGATGCAAGGCCGGCCGAACGCCTGGCGCTCTATCTCGGCACCGAGGGCGAAGGCCTGCCCGAAAGCCTGCTTGCGCGCCTGCAAACCGTGCGGATCACCATGTCGAAAGGTTTTGACAGCCTGAACGTCGCCGCGGCATCAGCTATCGCGCTGCACCATTTTTCGCGCTGA
- a CDS encoding DUF1134 domain-containing protein: MAITLMGVLVFSTSALRAQEYTAQEIIDSGHKFFGATSGGLATVVEKIFASYGLPNGYLLGEEGSGALIGGLTYGEGTLYTKNAGDHKVFWQGPSLGWDFGGEGSRVMMLVYNLDDVSNLYNRYGGVAGSAYVVAGVGFNVLKNNNVLLVPIRTGVGARLGVNLGYLKLTERATWNPF; this comes from the coding sequence ATGGCGATCACGCTCATGGGCGTTCTCGTTTTCTCGACCTCAGCCTTGCGGGCCCAGGAATACACCGCTCAGGAGATTATCGATTCCGGTCACAAGTTCTTCGGCGCGACGTCGGGTGGTCTCGCCACCGTCGTCGAGAAGATCTTCGCCTCCTACGGTCTGCCCAATGGCTATCTGCTGGGTGAGGAGGGGTCGGGCGCGCTGATCGGCGGCCTGACCTATGGCGAAGGCACGCTCTACACCAAGAATGCCGGCGACCACAAAGTGTTCTGGCAAGGCCCGTCGCTGGGCTGGGATTTCGGCGGCGAGGGGTCCCGGGTGATGATGCTGGTCTACAATCTCGACGATGTCAGCAATCTCTATAACCGCTATGGCGGCGTCGCCGGGTCGGCCTATGTGGTGGCGGGCGTCGGCTTTAATGTGCTGAAGAACAACAATGTGCTTCTGGTGCCGATCCGTACCGGTGTCGGCGCACGGCTCGGTGTCAATCTCGGCTATCTGAAGCTGACCGAGCGGGCGACGTGGAATCCGTTCTAA
- a CDS encoding response regulator, with the protein MKRCMFVDDSSVIRKVAKRILGGSDMVVIEAASGLDALEMCSADMPDIIVVDGALPDVQAVDLIRRVRAMESPIKPQILISLVELDIASIMRAKRAGAQGYLLKPFNRPQLLERFRNLKIAA; encoded by the coding sequence ATGAAACGCTGCATGTTCGTCGACGACTCAAGCGTCATCAGGAAGGTTGCAAAACGCATCCTGGGCGGTTCCGACATGGTGGTCATCGAAGCCGCCAGCGGGCTTGATGCACTGGAGATGTGCTCCGCCGACATGCCCGACATCATCGTCGTCGACGGCGCCCTGCCGGACGTGCAGGCGGTTGACCTCATCCGCCGCGTGCGCGCCATGGAAAGCCCGATCAAACCGCAGATCCTGATCTCGCTGGTCGAACTCGATATCGCCTCGATCATGCGGGCCAAGCGCGCCGGCGCCCAGGGCTATCTCTTGAAGCCGTTCAATCGCCCGCAGTTGCTCGAGCGCTTTCGCAACTTGAAGATCGCCGCCTGA
- the ctrA gene encoding response regulator transcription factor CtrA — MRVLLIEDDSATAQSIELMLKSESFNVYTTDLGEEGVDLGKLYDYDIILLDLNLPDMSGYEVLRTLRLSKVKTPILILSGMAGIEDKVRGLGFGADDYMTKPFHKDELVARIHAIVRRSKGHAQSVITTGDLVVNLDAKTVEVGGQRVHLTGKEYQMLELLSLRKGTTLTKEMFLNHLYGGMDEPELKIIDVFICKLRKKLDAASGGQNYIETVWGRGYVLREPEDIRVSA, encoded by the coding sequence ATGCGTGTTCTGCTGATAGAAGATGACAGTGCAACCGCACAAAGCATCGAACTGATGCTGAAATCGGAAAGTTTCAATGTCTATACGACGGACCTCGGCGAAGAGGGTGTCGATCTGGGCAAACTCTACGACTACGACATCATCCTTCTCGATCTCAACCTGCCCGACATGTCCGGCTACGAGGTTTTGAGAACGCTTCGCCTCTCCAAGGTCAAGACGCCCATCCTCATCCTCTCCGGCATGGCCGGCATCGAGGACAAGGTACGCGGCCTCGGCTTCGGCGCCGATGATTACATGACCAAGCCGTTCCACAAGGACGAGCTGGTGGCGCGCATCCATGCCATCGTGCGACGCTCCAAGGGCCACGCCCAGTCGGTCATCACCACCGGTGACCTGGTGGTCAACCTCGACGCCAAGACGGTTGAAGTCGGCGGCCAGCGCGTGCACCTCACCGGCAAGGAATACCAGATGCTGGAGCTGCTCTCGCTGCGCAAGGGCACCACGCTCACCAAGGAAATGTTCCTCAACCACCTCTATGGCGGCATGGACGAGCCGGAACTGAAGATCATCGACGTCTTCATCTGCAAGCTGCGCAAGAAGCTCGACGCCGCGTCCGGTGGCCAGAACTACATCGAGACGGTCTGGGGTCGCGGCTATGTGCTGCGCGAACCGGAAGACATTCGCGTCAGCGCCTGA
- a CDS encoding winged helix-turn-helix transcriptional regulator has protein sequence MDSEDTSPFGYDAYRRTCPSHTVLEMLASKWVYLVVCALRKGRLRNGELARKLEGITPKMLTQTLRVLERDGLVRREVFPVIPPRVEYELTELGQNLANLLTQIRSWAEQHAPDIKDARARAIAANEGDWAA, from the coding sequence ATGGATAGTGAAGATACGTCTCCCTTTGGCTATGACGCGTACCGGCGGACCTGCCCTTCGCACACCGTGCTCGAGATGCTGGCCAGCAAATGGGTCTACCTGGTGGTCTGCGCGCTGCGCAAAGGCCGGCTGCGCAATGGCGAGCTTGCCCGCAAGCTCGAGGGCATCACCCCCAAGATGCTGACGCAGACATTGCGTGTGCTGGAGCGGGACGGCCTGGTGCGGCGTGAGGTCTTCCCGGTCATTCCGCCGCGCGTCGAATATGAATTGACCGAACTCGGCCAGAATCTGGCGAACCTGCTCACCCAGATCAGGTCATGGGCGGAGCAGCATGCGCCAGACATCAAGGATGCCCGCGCCAGGGCGATTGCCGCAAATGAAGGGGATTGGGCCGCTTAG
- a CDS encoding NADP-dependent oxidoreductase, with protein MRAVTQNTVGGPDVLIIANQPAPSPKAGEVLVRVKAAGINPVDGAVRGGYYPLLGEPPFILGWDISGTVEALGTGVTGFKVGDEVFGMPRFPKQAAAYAELAAVPADEIALKPKAADHIQAGALPLAGLTAWQGLVRHGALKSGQRVLVHAAAGGVGHLAVQIAKARGAYVIATASRSKLDFVRRLGADEVIDYTQGDFTSRISDIDLVLDPMGGSTPNAR; from the coding sequence ATGCGTGCCGTTACCCAAAATACCGTCGGCGGTCCCGACGTCTTAATTATTGCCAACCAGCCCGCCCCCTCGCCCAAGGCCGGCGAAGTGCTGGTCCGCGTCAAGGCAGCCGGCATCAATCCGGTCGATGGCGCCGTGCGCGGCGGTTACTATCCGCTGCTTGGCGAGCCGCCCTTCATCCTCGGCTGGGATATTTCAGGAACCGTCGAAGCGCTCGGCACCGGCGTCACCGGTTTCAAGGTCGGTGACGAGGTGTTCGGCATGCCGCGTTTCCCCAAGCAGGCGGCGGCCTACGCCGAGCTGGCCGCGGTGCCGGCCGACGAGATCGCGCTGAAGCCCAAGGCGGCGGACCACATCCAGGCAGGTGCATTGCCGCTGGCCGGTCTGACCGCCTGGCAGGGCCTTGTCCGCCATGGCGCCTTGAAATCGGGCCAGCGCGTGCTGGTGCATGCGGCGGCCGGCGGCGTCGGCCATCTGGCGGTGCAGATCGCCAAGGCGCGCGGCGCTTACGTCATCGCCACCGCCAGCCGGAGCAAACTCGATTTCGTCCGCAGGCTCGGCGCCGACGAGGTCATCGACTACACCCAAGGCGATTTCACCAGCCGGATCAGCGACATCGATCTGGTGCTGGACCCAATGGGGGGGAGCACGCCGAACGCTCGCTGA
- a CDS encoding zinc-binding dehydrogenase, protein MLVSLLNLNDTTRALASARDIRVERMSVVPDREGLVELGRLIDANKLTVHVAKSFPLEEAGAAHAFLATKPIGKVALTV, encoded by the coding sequence GTGCTGGTGTCTTTGCTGAACCTGAACGACACCACCAGGGCGCTGGCCAGCGCGCGCGACATCCGGGTCGAGCGCATGTCGGTCGTGCCTGACCGCGAGGGCCTGGTGGAACTTGGCCGGTTGATCGACGCGAACAAGCTCACCGTTCATGTCGCCAAGAGCTTCCCGCTCGAAGAGGCCGGCGCTGCCCACGCCTTTCTCGCCACCAAGCCGATCGGCAAGGTGGCGCTGACGGTCTGA
- a CDS encoding DUF1153 domain-containing protein — MTDLVRPRVKYVIGPDGSPLTIADLPPTNTRRWVIRRKAEVVAAVRGGLLSLEEACQRYKLTTEEFLSWQASIDEYGLAGLRTTRIQQYRH, encoded by the coding sequence ATGACCGATCTGGTTAGACCTAGAGTCAAGTATGTTATTGGGCCTGACGGCAGCCCTCTTACGATTGCCGATCTGCCGCCGACCAACACGCGTCGCTGGGTCATCCGGCGCAAGGCGGAAGTGGTCGCGGCGGTGCGCGGCGGGCTTTTGAGCCTCGAAGAGGCATGCCAGCGCTACAAGCTGACCACCGAGGAATTCCTGTCCTGGCAGGCGTCGATCGACGAATATGGCCTTGCCGGGCTGCGCACCACGCGCATCCAGCAATACCGGCACTAG